One Pomacea canaliculata isolate SZHN2017 linkage group LG9, ASM307304v1, whole genome shotgun sequence DNA segment encodes these proteins:
- the LOC112572471 gene encoding pseudouridylate synthase 7 homolog isoform X2: MRSSISRRESARDYLSREVTLSYFSVVTSLSSNLFHLLVLPADLCFTHTDMSDSPNNFPPAKKQKLTTNDGAIGVDGDAHEVILSTGNGFPTESEHCVKQPVISTESTVELISTVAEHENTTQNSTLTCKEKQNDGLQLRTDDIQDQSNKIHLGTNVSELDVGITEFLCNHPGISAIIKQRYSDFTVHEVSLTGKTIHLTSTELPSEEPEMLQESIILKI; encoded by the exons ATGAGATCTTCCATTTCCAGGCGAGAAAGTGCACGTGACTACCTTTCAAGAGAAGTCACTCTTAGCTACTTCTCcgtagttacttccctttcgtCCAATTTGTTTCATCTTCTAGTTCTACCTGCAGATCTTTGTTTTACTCATACCGA CATGTCAGACTCACCTAACAACTTCCCACCAGCTAAAAAACAGAAACTGACAACAAATGATGGTGCAATCGGTGTTGATGGAGATGCACATGAAGTCATCCTTTCAACTGGAAATGGATTTCCTACTGAAAGTGAACATTGTGTAAAGCAGCCAGTTATCAGCACTGAAAGTACTGTGGAATTAATTAGTACTGTAGCAG AACACGAAAATACTACCCAAAACTCAACTTTGACGTGCAAAGAGAAGCAAAATGATGGCCTACAGCTCAGGACAGATGATATACAAGACCAGTCTAATAAGATACACTTGGGTACCAATGTGTCAGAATTGGATGTTGGAATTACAGAGTTCCTATGCAATCATCCAGGAATCTCTGCCATCATCAAACAAAG GTACTCTGATTTTACAGTCCATGAGGTCTCCTTGACAGGAAAGACCATTCATCTTACCTCGACAGAACTTCCTTCTGAAGAACCTGAG
- the LOC112572471 gene encoding pseudouridylate synthase 7 homolog isoform X1 — protein MRSSISRRESARDYLSREVTLSYFSVVTSLSSNLFHLLVLPADLCFTHTDMSDSPNNFPPAKKQKLTTNDGAIGVDGDAHEVILSTGNGFPTESEHCVKQPVISTESTVELISTVAEHENTTQNSTLTCKEKQNDGLQLRTDDIQDQSNKIHLGTNVSELDVGITEFLCNHPGISAIIKQRYSDFTVHEVSLTGKTIHLTSTELPSEEPEFQMLQESIILKI, from the exons ATGAGATCTTCCATTTCCAGGCGAGAAAGTGCACGTGACTACCTTTCAAGAGAAGTCACTCTTAGCTACTTCTCcgtagttacttccctttcgtCCAATTTGTTTCATCTTCTAGTTCTACCTGCAGATCTTTGTTTTACTCATACCGA CATGTCAGACTCACCTAACAACTTCCCACCAGCTAAAAAACAGAAACTGACAACAAATGATGGTGCAATCGGTGTTGATGGAGATGCACATGAAGTCATCCTTTCAACTGGAAATGGATTTCCTACTGAAAGTGAACATTGTGTAAAGCAGCCAGTTATCAGCACTGAAAGTACTGTGGAATTAATTAGTACTGTAGCAG AACACGAAAATACTACCCAAAACTCAACTTTGACGTGCAAAGAGAAGCAAAATGATGGCCTACAGCTCAGGACAGATGATATACAAGACCAGTCTAATAAGATACACTTGGGTACCAATGTGTCAGAATTGGATGTTGGAATTACAGAGTTCCTATGCAATCATCCAGGAATCTCTGCCATCATCAAACAAAG GTACTCTGATTTTACAGTCCATGAGGTCTCCTTGACAGGAAAGACCATTCATCTTACCTCGACAGAACTTCCTTCTGAAGAACCTGAG
- the LOC112572469 gene encoding uncharacterized protein LOC112572469 — protein MSDDLQTAGTSGQSPDSSGQPASSSQQGVICTESEDLWITWADGLIFDDKKIAYFIPPFCENWTIETEGKAEKPTHPALTPATTVKIQRTIQQEGDLRDDPVVFRVMAGFSQLSIRETFVALRQLKFGDYVGEPCYTAAAAAARRHLPEDLRARHKKNWKEGDFDILLIHRHYGLIFCEVKAVSDNVKDLNTSQQDVNDNIRKKLREAVGELDKAQVMLSHLVHDVAPGLRVCKTMALPNLTARQVQQAIEGDPKLSQDLCRCLEAADPADITGLCLCSDQLPDITDWILKSIDTKLCQWWQKRVAVSDPDPQMTFDLYKILVARFCGPTIEVTVSCVDPPHKISDVKKSFTRIALLPEEMILLNQGLPRVLLTGDDITRQSMLLHVTATEWLRRENVVYVVSTSHESHQACSTLYIQLQQTTRTQQGSGTGRQLHLLKYNFYEDSDVQKAVNYLSQTANKKPLYVVAFSGGSFDGSNNFNTFCEMLLKQVPDLHLWAANFFLRVSLSGWKLHRSEMCYTNFNCKFSTLHRGINYIGEDHSEKGAHDCEKCGQELGRLLDWYRVPEASGAMTTMSPTTGSTTTTPEDLLQWKDVVVVLKLDSMGDFVSGLRCEGVPVSVREDTADTVLVTYDISYIKNKKVIVIVDWNFIDVFGPCNLWLLTFTHSKSPEGCGQSPRKCKQPPGRCSQSTSSSQQVRLSFPLTNEHPRCNFDSIYSD, from the exons ATGTCCGATGATCTTCAGACAGCAGGGACCAGTGGTCAGTCGCCAGACAGTAGTGGTCAGCCGGCGTCTTCTTCACAGCAG GGAGTCATTTGCACAGAATCTGAGGATTTATGGATCACATGGGCTGATGGTCTTatttttgatgataaaaaaatcGCTTACTTCATTCCACCTTTCTGCGAGAACTGGACCATAGAAACAGAAGGAAAGGCTGAGAAACCCACTCATCCTGCTTTGACTCCTGCTACAACTGTGAAAATACAACGGACCATCCAGCAGGAAGGTGACTTAAGAGATGACCCAGTCGTCTTCAGGGTGATGGCTGGCTTCAGTCAGTTGTCCATCAGGGAGACGTTTGTTGCACTGCGCCAGTTAAAGTTCGGAGACTACGTGGGTGAACCTTGctacacagcagcagcagcagcagcacggcGACACTTACCTGAAGACTTGCGAGCTCGTCACAAAAAGAACTGGAAAGAGGGAGACTTTGATATCTTACTTATTCACCGACACTACGGTCTTATTTTCTGTGAAGTGAAAGCGGTTAGCGACAATGTGAAAGATCTGAATACGTCACAGCAAGATGTTAATGATAATATTAGAAAGAAACTTCGAGAAGCTGTGGGTGAGCTGGACAAGGCGCAAGTCATGTTGTCTCACCTCGTGCACGATGTGGCCCCCGGTCTGCGCGTGTGTAAGACGATGGCTCTCCCGAACCTCACAGCTCGTCAGGTGCAACAGGCCATCGAGGGCGACCCCAAGCTGTCACAG GATTTGTGTCGGTGTCTGGAAGCAGCAGATCCTGCTGATATCACTGGACTTTGTCTGTGCTCTGACCAGTTACCTGACATAACTGATTGGATATTGAAAAGCATCGACACAAAACTATGTCAGTGGTGGCAGAAGCGAGTTGCTGTGTCTGATCCAGATCCTcagatgacctttgacctgtatAAAATACTTGTGGCAAG GTTTTGTGGTCCGACAATAGAAGTGACAGTGTCCTGCGTGGATCCCCCTCACAAGATCTCGGATGTGAAGAAGAGTTTTACACGAATAGCTCTGTTACCGGAGGAGATGATTTTGCTGAACCAAGGTCTTCCCAGAGTCCTCCTGACGGGAGATGACATCACGCGCCAATCCATGCTGCTGCATGTAACGGCGACAGAATGGTTGCGGAGGGAGAACGTCGTTTACGTCGTTAGTACGTCGCATGAAAGCCACCAGGCATGCAGCACGCTGTACATACAGCTGCAGCAAACTACCCGCACGCAGCAAGGTTCTGGGACAGGTCGCCAACTCCATCTTCTGAAATATAACTTTTATGAAGACAGTGATGTGCAGAAGGCAGTGAACTACTTGTCCCAAACAGCCAACAAGAAACCCCTCTACGTCGTTGCCTTCAGCGGGGGATCCTTTGATGG GTCAAACaattttaacactttctgtGAGATGCTGCTTAAACAAGTTCCTGACTTACATCTGTGGGCAGCAAACTTCTTTCTCAGAGTTTCACTCTCTGGCTGGAAACTCCATAGATCAGAAATGTGTTATACAAACTTTAATTGCAAGTTTTCAACCCTTCACCGAGGCATAAATTACATCGGCGAAGATCATTCAGAGAAAGGAGCGCATGATTGTGAAAAATGTGGCCAGGAGTTGGGCAGATTATTAGACTGGTATAGAGTCCCAG AAGCTTCAGGAGCAATGACCACCATGTCTCCTACAACAGGCAGCACGACAACAACACCTGAGGATCTTCTCCAGTGGaaagatgtggtggtggtgttgaagTTAGATAGTATGGGCGACTTTGTGTCTGGGCTGCGATGTGAGGGTGTTCCTGTTAGTGTGAGGGAAGACACAGCCGACACTGTTTTGGTGACATATGACATCTCGTAtattaagaacaaaaaagttATTGTCATTGTGGATTGGAATTTTATTGATGTCTTCGGTCCGTGCAATTTATGGTTGTTAACATTTACTCACTCCAAGTCGCCAGAAGGATGTGGTCAGTCACCAAGAAAGTGTAAGCAGCCGCCAGGAAGATGCAGTCAGTCGACATCGTCTTCACAGCAGGTGAGACTTTCATTTCCACTGACCAATGAACACCCGAGGTGTAACTTTGATAGCATCTACAGTGACTAG